In Edaphobacter dinghuensis, a genomic segment contains:
- a CDS encoding SLBB domain-containing protein, with protein MSIGPICVSRIFCFVATWILTLATPIAVLPAYGQAAIPIPPASTQSQTSGEPVTTSPDSVSSEYGQLSAGLAEQMPQTSLSADQIINILQQSPDLVVELKSELADRMQQQGVQINPNDISDQTLYSQISSNSNLRTSITSVMRARGYISNDDLQSMGSSVPEEDSARLLPSTGSSLSRGDNVVEADSGTSERSSRVGENDNSTNADPFMRSDRSRQSVEENSRRHEKVNASTDSPKVLRRSAPYDLQSMRDLYTQVPNENTQLRRFGSDVFVNRSVSAAVNTPLDVPLGPDYIVGAGDALIINLWGGVTQSITRTVDRDGSIFLLDAGSIQIAGLSLGKAQDLIGSKLKQQFRNAQVSVTISRLRSVRVYVVGDVQQPGGYDISALATPLSALYAAGGPTSVGSLRTLLHYRAKQLVEKIDLYDFLLHGIRNGSAPFESGDTLLVPPAGKQVAIFGAIKRPAIYELKAEETTLASVVEDAGGFTAAASLNHIRIERIDAHSQRVTVTLSDHDTQSLESAGGVIDNFKVEDGDRIRIEPILPYSQQAIYLAGHVVRPGRLPYSDGMRLSDVLRSYQDMLPEPAAHGELVRLVPPDLHAETIDFNVPDVMIGNANIDLRPFDTIRIFGRYEIDAPKVTIRGEVLRPGTYPMSKGMTAAGLVRMAGGFKRDALLENADLTSYKVSNGNHLVEDLSTVKIGAAVAGADTQADVPLKPGDILAIHQITSWNDMGESISISGQVRFPGSYGFTDGEHLSSVLRRAGGLLSTAYPIGAVFTRVQVRELEQKSREELIRQIETNSAAARLSPSLAGSNAGGELQLIKAQQEQVLSDLKNHAPTGRMVIHINADIDSWANTPADIELRRGDKLMIPKRPGFVLVTGQVYNVTALTYAPDKTAGWYLSRAGGTNATANRKEIFIIRANGSVVGRHSGGWFDTDVLSTKLNPGDVVVVPQKILGGSLFWKTLLSSGQLAASVAVTAAVAAAAL; from the coding sequence ATGAGCATTGGCCCCATTTGCGTATCTCGAATATTCTGCTTCGTAGCGACATGGATACTGACACTAGCAACACCTATTGCTGTTCTTCCGGCATATGGTCAGGCAGCGATTCCAATTCCGCCGGCTTCGACACAATCTCAGACTAGTGGTGAGCCGGTGACAACGTCTCCCGATAGTGTCAGTTCGGAGTATGGCCAGCTGTCGGCAGGTCTTGCAGAGCAAATGCCTCAAACATCGCTTTCCGCTGACCAGATCATCAACATCCTGCAGCAAAGCCCCGATCTTGTCGTAGAGCTGAAGTCGGAGCTTGCCGATCGCATGCAACAGCAAGGCGTACAGATCAATCCAAATGATATCTCCGATCAGACGCTTTATAGCCAGATCTCCTCGAACTCCAACCTGCGTACGAGTATCACAAGTGTTATGCGTGCTCGCGGATATATATCCAACGACGACCTCCAATCTATGGGATCGAGCGTTCCAGAGGAAGATTCCGCAAGACTTTTGCCCTCGACGGGTTCTTCATTATCGCGAGGAGACAATGTCGTTGAGGCAGACTCTGGCACGAGCGAAAGATCGTCACGTGTTGGAGAAAATGACAATTCAACAAACGCGGATCCATTCATGCGTTCTGATCGCAGTCGGCAGAGCGTCGAAGAAAATTCTCGGCGGCATGAGAAAGTAAATGCATCGACTGACTCGCCGAAGGTACTTCGGCGCTCTGCTCCTTATGATCTGCAGTCGATGCGCGATCTCTATACGCAGGTTCCCAACGAAAATACCCAGCTAAGGCGTTTCGGATCGGATGTATTCGTTAATCGCAGTGTTTCTGCGGCTGTAAACACTCCTCTTGATGTGCCATTGGGGCCGGACTATATCGTTGGTGCTGGAGATGCGCTCATAATCAATTTGTGGGGAGGAGTTACTCAAAGCATTACTCGTACTGTCGATCGTGATGGTAGCATCTTTCTTCTTGACGCGGGATCTATTCAAATTGCGGGACTGTCTCTCGGGAAGGCTCAGGACCTGATTGGCAGTAAGCTCAAGCAGCAATTTCGTAATGCACAGGTTTCGGTTACCATTTCGCGCCTACGTTCAGTACGAGTCTATGTGGTCGGTGATGTGCAACAGCCTGGTGGGTACGATATCAGCGCGCTTGCCACTCCCTTGAGTGCACTCTACGCTGCTGGGGGCCCTACATCGGTTGGATCGCTACGTACTCTGCTCCATTATCGCGCTAAGCAGCTGGTTGAAAAAATCGATCTCTACGATTTCCTGCTTCATGGCATTCGCAACGGCAGCGCTCCTTTTGAGAGCGGGGACACGCTGCTGGTCCCGCCCGCAGGGAAGCAGGTCGCAATATTTGGCGCGATTAAACGCCCGGCAATCTATGAGCTCAAGGCAGAGGAGACAACGCTCGCTTCTGTCGTCGAGGATGCTGGTGGATTTACTGCTGCTGCTTCGCTTAACCACATTAGGATCGAACGGATTGACGCCCACAGTCAACGCGTGACAGTAACTCTGTCCGATCACGACACCCAAAGTCTCGAGTCTGCTGGAGGGGTAATCGACAATTTCAAGGTCGAAGACGGAGATCGAATTCGCATTGAGCCGATCCTGCCCTACAGCCAGCAAGCAATTTATCTTGCGGGCCATGTAGTGCGTCCTGGACGCCTGCCCTATAGCGATGGTATGCGCCTCAGCGATGTACTCCGCAGCTATCAGGACATGTTGCCTGAACCTGCGGCTCACGGAGAGCTTGTCCGGCTTGTTCCGCCCGATTTGCATGCGGAGACCATCGACTTCAACGTTCCCGATGTGATGATCGGAAACGCCAACATTGATCTACGTCCGTTCGATACCATTCGAATCTTCGGACGTTACGAAATAGATGCTCCGAAGGTTACGATCCGTGGTGAAGTGCTTCGGCCCGGCACGTATCCGATGTCCAAAGGTATGACAGCCGCGGGACTCGTCCGCATGGCTGGCGGTTTCAAGAGAGATGCTCTGCTGGAAAATGCCGATCTCACAAGCTATAAGGTGAGCAACGGAAATCATCTTGTCGAAGATCTTTCGACAGTGAAAATTGGAGCAGCAGTTGCTGGTGCCGACACTCAAGCTGATGTTCCTCTCAAGCCAGGAGATATTCTCGCAATTCATCAGATCACCAGTTGGAATGACATGGGTGAATCGATAAGCATCTCGGGACAGGTCAGATTTCCAGGTAGCTATGGATTTACAGATGGCGAGCATCTTAGCTCGGTTTTGCGGAGAGCCGGAGGCCTTCTTTCTACTGCATACCCAATAGGTGCGGTCTTTACTCGCGTACAGGTCCGCGAGCTTGAGCAGAAAAGCCGCGAAGAGTTGATTCGGCAGATCGAGACGAACTCAGCGGCAGCGCGCCTTTCTCCTAGTCTGGCAGGCAGCAACGCAGGCGGAGAGCTGCAACTTATCAAGGCCCAGCAGGAGCAGGTACTTTCAGATCTGAAAAATCACGCGCCTACGGGGCGCATGGTGATTCACATTAACGCCGACATCGATAGCTGGGCGAATACGCCTGCGGACATTGAGCTGCGCCGGGGAGACAAGCTGATGATTCCGAAACGGCCCGGCTTCGTACTCGTAACTGGCCAAGTCTACAACGTAACTGCTCTCACTTATGCACCGGATAAAACTGCCGGTTGGTATCTCAGCCGCGCTGGTGGAACCAATGCAACGGCGAACCGAAAAGAAATATTCATTATTCGCGCGAACGGCTCGGTCGTTGGTCGACACTCGGGAGGATGGTTTGACACTGACGTTCTTTCAACGAAGCTCAATCCAGGTGATGTCGTCGTCGTTCCGCAAAAGATCCTCGGCGGCTCGTTGTTCTGGAAAACCTTATTGAGTAGCGGACAACTTGCCGCATCTGTTGCGGTTACTGCTGCTGTGGCCGCAGCGGCGCTGTAG
- a CDS encoding GumC family protein, with the protein MALSVAIHNNAAQCSVYFSAFLSAGWEGKTMIPNSVLPIPELDETMQIGHEPIWAIRAMLLWKHRRKLAHVTAISLLVSLAVSFSIPKQYKSTTSIMPPDQQGSSAMLLAALAGHSGGLGALGSLASGLFGAHSSTALFINLLQSGTVSDHLIDRFNLQHVYHKHYRIDTAKHLARCTKITEDKKSGVITIAVEDINRVRARDLAQAYLDELNNLVTKTNTSAAHQERIFVERRLHEVQTNLEDAEMQLSQFSTKSNAIDIKEQTRAMVDAGARVQAELLVEQSGLQSLRQIYGDSNIRVREAEARIASLQGELTKMTGSSAPLTAEAIHDDNTNSIGSNDKGELYPPLRQLPRLAVSYTDLYRRVKVQESVFELLTQQYEMARIEEAKDVPVVSVIDPPGIPEKKSFPPHLLITLLLTFLSFTVASALILMRDNWEKVDPADPRKMLAVEVLPVLRRRIRLLRLKRGFE; encoded by the coding sequence GTGGCGCTTTCCGTTGCTATCCACAACAACGCAGCACAATGCAGTGTTTATTTTTCAGCTTTCTTATCGGCCGGTTGGGAGGGTAAGACAATGATTCCCAACTCAGTCCTTCCAATCCCCGAACTGGATGAGACAATGCAGATCGGTCATGAGCCAATCTGGGCAATTCGCGCCATGTTGCTCTGGAAGCATCGCCGTAAGTTAGCACATGTTACAGCAATTTCTCTGCTGGTAAGTCTTGCCGTCTCGTTTTCCATTCCCAAGCAATACAAGTCCACCACGAGCATCATGCCACCCGATCAGCAAGGATCAAGCGCTATGCTTTTGGCCGCGCTTGCGGGTCATTCAGGTGGTTTGGGGGCATTGGGTAGTCTGGCGAGCGGGCTTTTTGGGGCACACTCCTCCACTGCCTTGTTCATTAACTTGTTGCAGAGTGGAACTGTCAGTGATCACCTCATTGACCGATTCAACCTGCAACACGTTTACCACAAGCACTATCGCATTGATACGGCCAAGCACCTTGCGCGATGCACCAAGATTACGGAGGACAAGAAGAGTGGCGTAATCACGATTGCAGTGGAAGACATAAATCGGGTGCGTGCTCGTGATTTGGCGCAGGCATATCTCGACGAATTGAACAACCTCGTCACAAAGACAAATACTTCGGCAGCCCATCAGGAGCGTATCTTCGTCGAGCGGCGTCTGCATGAGGTTCAAACGAATCTTGAAGATGCAGAAATGCAACTAAGCCAGTTTTCGACCAAGAGCAACGCTATCGACATTAAGGAGCAGACACGCGCTATGGTCGATGCCGGCGCGCGAGTCCAGGCGGAACTCCTGGTTGAACAGTCAGGTCTCCAGTCTCTACGCCAGATTTATGGCGATAGCAATATCCGGGTGCGCGAAGCAGAGGCCCGTATTGCCAGCCTGCAAGGCGAGCTTACGAAAATGACAGGGTCTTCGGCTCCCCTGACCGCAGAAGCAATTCATGACGACAACACGAACTCCATTGGCAGCAACGATAAGGGCGAACTTTATCCTCCCTTGCGTCAGCTTCCGCGGCTTGCCGTCTCATATACCGACCTCTATCGTCGTGTGAAAGTACAAGAGAGCGTATTTGAGCTTCTCACACAGCAATATGAAATGGCCCGTATCGAGGAAGCCAAAGATGTTCCGGTTGTGAGTGTAATTGATCCGCCGGGGATACCCGAGAAGAAGTCGTTCCCCCCCCACTTGCTGATCACTCTGCTGCTTACATTTCTCTCGTTCACGGTTGCATCTGCTCTAATCCTCATGCGTGATAACTGGGAGAAGGTCGACCCTGCCGATCCACGCAAGATGCTCGCAGTTGAGGTCTTACCTGTATTGCGTCGGCGGATTCGCCTCCTTCGCCTGAAGCGAGGTTTCGAATGA
- a CDS encoding glycosyltransferase family 4 protein, producing MKILISAASYASNISGIQRHACNVVRCLLQQPEVSFVHLVIAPWQRKLTQDAGIKSDLRLSTHIADMEPGSLSRNLWHYRILPELAAHLEVDLVHLTYPVPVNAAAFRCPTVVTLHDMYPYEIPKNFGFPKFIFNRLVLKQCLRNVDVIACVSDATRNRLKQYSSVRIWHKAIRIYNCVEAQPHCTTQSPLPNWQGEPFLLCVAQHRHNKNLPLLIRIFDRLLRSGHVGSNVRLVILGITAQDTRNIHRTVASLDLGRSICFLEGLSESELQWCYTQCEAVVAPSLTEGFGLPVAEALLVGCRIVCSDIPAHREVGDGRCRFVALGQDAEKAFAEALVKVLKEPKSPPAALPQFSMPTLARQYISLYRKLISSSVPEENANASISINETMSERQPL from the coding sequence ATGAAGATCCTCATTAGTGCTGCTTCATATGCTTCGAATATCTCCGGCATACAGCGCCACGCTTGCAATGTCGTGCGCTGTCTGTTGCAGCAGCCAGAGGTGTCCTTTGTCCATCTTGTTATCGCGCCTTGGCAGCGCAAGCTGACGCAGGACGCCGGCATCAAATCTGATCTCCGACTTTCAACACATATTGCCGATATGGAGCCAGGTTCGCTCAGTCGAAATTTGTGGCACTACCGGATACTTCCAGAGCTTGCGGCTCACTTGGAAGTTGATTTGGTCCATCTCACCTATCCTGTGCCCGTGAATGCTGCCGCATTTAGATGCCCAACAGTGGTAACGCTGCACGATATGTACCCCTATGAGATTCCCAAAAACTTTGGGTTCCCTAAGTTCATCTTCAATCGCTTAGTCTTAAAGCAATGTCTTCGCAACGTCGACGTCATTGCCTGCGTCTCCGACGCTACGCGTAACCGCTTAAAGCAGTACTCATCAGTTCGCATATGGCATAAAGCGATTCGGATCTATAACTGCGTCGAAGCGCAGCCGCATTGCACCACGCAGTCGCCTCTTCCAAATTGGCAGGGTGAGCCATTTCTGCTCTGCGTTGCACAGCATCGCCACAATAAGAACCTTCCTCTATTGATCCGAATCTTCGATCGACTACTGCGCTCTGGACATGTTGGTTCGAATGTGAGGCTTGTCATTCTGGGAATTACTGCGCAAGATACTCGCAATATTCACAGAACCGTGGCAAGTCTGGATCTTGGCAGGAGCATTTGCTTTCTTGAAGGGCTGTCCGAGTCAGAACTGCAGTGGTGCTATACCCAATGCGAAGCGGTTGTAGCTCCCTCCTTGACTGAAGGCTTCGGGCTTCCAGTTGCTGAAGCGCTTCTTGTTGGATGCCGGATTGTATGTTCGGACATACCAGCGCATCGGGAAGTTGGAGATGGAAGATGCCGGTTTGTGGCATTAGGACAAGACGCCGAGAAAGCATTTGCAGAAGCGCTTGTGAAAGTTCTTAAAGAACCCAAGAGTCCGCCTGCGGCTCTTCCTCAGTTCTCCATGCCGACCCTTGCGAGGCAATACATCAGTCTCTATCGCAAGCTAATTTCTTCCTCTGTTCCCGAGGAGAATGCGAACGCTTCCATTTCAATCAACGAGACGATGTCAGAGAGACAACCCCTATGA
- a CDS encoding exopolysaccharide biosynthesis polyprenyl glycosylphosphotransferase, with protein sequence MGASESVTSRLYAETLAASGRELRATLRYLFQNTLAAIEMASDFLTCIVGILAAYFFESSLYVGRQLPYPIREAAAVSLSVSLFSVLLLHRDGAYRGSGGLLQIRETERAIRVPVQSVLIMLPFSLLLNLKFSWLDFTIALVLIPVLLILQKHAFAAVISVLRVRGRGTDRVIVYGIGETGKRVLSALSCSFRLGLYPVAMIDDNPVLDGEWMSEMGYRRRRSVPVQRGPITSALLTSCQCSTLIVVLPNLSSEQIAAAADAAIQAGSRVFFLSATELREQKWTESIDVDGLLLTPMLESFERWPYSVAKRIVDLIGASLLLVLLAPLFFLIAFFIKLDSSGSAFFVQDRVGRNGELFKMYKFRSMYKGTPQYELSPTTPFDPRITRIGRFLRKTSLDELPQLMNVFLGDMSLVGPRPEMPFIVQIYTSEQRQRLQVVPGITGLWQLSADRAFLIHENIQYDLYYIRNRGFFMDIAILIHTLFFTMRRGV encoded by the coding sequence ATGGGCGCATCTGAATCTGTGACATCGCGTCTCTATGCAGAAACTCTCGCAGCTTCCGGCAGGGAATTGCGTGCAACCTTAAGATACCTGTTCCAGAACACTCTGGCAGCGATAGAGATGGCGTCCGACTTTTTAACATGCATCGTCGGCATCCTCGCGGCTTACTTTTTTGAGTCCTCGCTATATGTCGGAAGACAACTTCCATATCCCATACGCGAAGCCGCGGCAGTGAGTCTTAGCGTATCTCTATTCTCGGTGCTTCTTCTGCACCGGGACGGAGCGTATCGCGGGAGTGGTGGCCTGCTCCAGATTAGGGAAACGGAACGCGCAATTCGCGTCCCCGTGCAATCCGTACTCATCATGCTTCCATTCAGCCTTCTTCTGAATCTTAAGTTCTCCTGGTTGGATTTCACCATTGCACTTGTTCTGATACCAGTCTTACTTATCTTGCAGAAACATGCATTCGCTGCAGTGATCAGCGTACTCCGTGTAAGAGGACGCGGCACAGATCGAGTGATTGTGTACGGAATAGGTGAGACAGGGAAGCGCGTTCTTTCGGCTCTTTCTTGTTCGTTCCGGCTCGGGCTCTACCCGGTAGCTATGATCGATGATAACCCCGTACTTGACGGAGAATGGATGTCCGAGATGGGATATCGACGACGACGTTCTGTTCCGGTTCAGCGTGGGCCGATCACATCTGCGTTGCTAACCTCGTGTCAGTGCAGCACCCTCATTGTCGTGCTTCCGAACCTCTCCTCAGAGCAAATTGCCGCAGCCGCCGATGCTGCGATCCAAGCTGGATCTCGGGTTTTCTTCCTTTCCGCTACTGAACTTCGGGAACAGAAATGGACGGAGTCGATTGACGTCGACGGCTTATTGCTTACTCCTATGCTTGAGTCGTTCGAGCGTTGGCCCTACTCGGTTGCGAAACGCATAGTCGATCTCATTGGAGCCTCGCTGTTATTGGTATTGTTGGCTCCTCTGTTCTTCCTCATCGCGTTTTTCATAAAGCTCGACTCGAGCGGCTCAGCGTTTTTCGTTCAGGACAGAGTAGGCCGCAACGGAGAGCTCTTCAAAATGTACAAATTTCGTTCGATGTACAAGGGTACACCGCAATATGAGCTTTCCCCGACCACACCATTCGATCCCCGAATCACCAGGATCGGAAGGTTCCTTAGAAAGACCAGCCTGGATGAATTGCCTCAACTGATGAATGTCTTTTTGGGGGATATGTCTTTGGTGGGACCTAGGCCGGAGATGCCCTTCATCGTGCAGATCTATACCTCCGAGCAGCGGCAGAGACTTCAGGTCGTTCCCGGAATTACCGGCCTATGGCAGCTGAGCGCCGACAGAGCCTTCCTGATCCACGAAAACATTCAGTATGACCTCTACTACATCCGAAACCGCGGCTTCTTTATGGATATTGCGATTCTGATTCACACGTTGTTCTTTACCATGCGGAGAGGCGTATGA
- a CDS encoding NAD-dependent epimerase/dehydratase family protein, whose amino-acid sequence MSVAIITGSSGLVGSEAVTYFAALGFDIVGIDNGMREVFFGQSASTRWMMEKLKKELRGYTHYDLDIRDAPAMNRVFARYSADIQLVIHTAAQPSHDWAANDPVTDFTVNANGTSILLEAARNHAPEAVFIFMSTNKVYGDRPNRLPLVELDTRWEIDPAHEYVDGIPETMSIDGTLHSLFGASKVAADTLVQEYGRYFGMRTACFRGGCLTGPNHSGTQLHGFLAYLMKCTVMGTPYTIFGYKQKQVRDNIHSADLIQAFHHFFLNPRCGATYNIGGGRYSNCSMLEAVKLCETICGNKLNYTYVDENRRGDHIWWISDLSRFKADYPGWSLRYDVPEILHQIYELNAERWGAGCLI is encoded by the coding sequence ATGAGCGTCGCAATCATAACGGGCTCGTCTGGATTAGTTGGATCGGAGGCGGTGACGTACTTTGCAGCTCTGGGATTCGACATAGTAGGAATCGACAATGGCATGCGCGAGGTATTTTTTGGCCAATCCGCTTCCACGCGGTGGATGATGGAAAAGCTAAAGAAAGAATTGCGTGGCTATACGCATTACGATCTGGACATACGCGACGCGCCTGCCATGAACCGTGTCTTCGCCAGGTATTCTGCCGACATCCAACTGGTCATACATACCGCTGCACAGCCGTCGCACGACTGGGCGGCCAACGATCCTGTCACCGACTTTACTGTAAATGCGAACGGCACGTCCATTTTGCTTGAGGCCGCGAGGAATCATGCCCCCGAAGCGGTGTTCATCTTCATGTCAACGAATAAAGTTTATGGAGATCGCCCCAATCGTTTGCCCCTCGTGGAATTGGACACTCGTTGGGAGATTGATCCGGCACATGAATATGTTGATGGAATCCCTGAGACCATGTCGATCGATGGAACGCTGCATAGTCTATTCGGCGCATCGAAGGTTGCCGCAGACACGTTAGTTCAGGAATATGGCCGGTACTTTGGCATGAGAACGGCATGCTTTCGCGGAGGATGTCTGACTGGGCCAAATCACTCGGGGACCCAACTCCACGGGTTTCTGGCTTATCTCATGAAGTGCACTGTTATGGGCACGCCGTACACAATCTTCGGCTACAAGCAAAAGCAGGTTCGCGACAATATCCATAGCGCCGATCTGATTCAGGCATTCCATCATTTCTTTCTGAACCCGCGATGCGGAGCGACTTACAACATCGGTGGCGGCCGCTATAGCAACTGTTCGATGCTGGAAGCCGTAAAGCTCTGCGAAACAATTTGCGGCAACAAGCTCAATTACACCTATGTCGATGAGAATCGTCGGGGAGATCACATCTGGTGGATTAGCGATCTGTCTCGTTTCAAAGCTGATTATCCAGGCTGGTCCTTGCGCTACGACGTTCCGGAAATTCTGCATCAGATTTACGAATTGAACGCAGAGCGCTGGGGGGCTGGATGCTTAATCTAG
- a CDS encoding WecB/TagA/CpsF family glycosyltransferase has product MLNLGKKNVLGILIDAVDYEAVISFVFECARQKRGAMISALAVHGVMTGVLDPEHKFRLNRFDLLVPDGQPVRWVMNWLYGTKLLDRVYGPELMRKICERATSEGTSIYLYGSTKLVVTSLAESLARMFPEINIVGSEPSAFRKLNPDEKASLQQRIQSSGASIIFVGLGCPRQEIFTYELGGTLSAPVLAVGAAFPLLAGILPQAPPWMQRFGLEWLFRLLAEPRRLWRRYLYLNPAYLILVALQGFGVRRFSSQGSPPVNDVLVG; this is encoded by the coding sequence ATGCTTAATCTAGGAAAGAAAAATGTCCTCGGGATATTGATCGATGCGGTGGACTACGAAGCGGTCATCTCTTTCGTGTTCGAGTGCGCTAGGCAAAAGCGCGGAGCGATGATTTCCGCTCTTGCCGTTCACGGAGTGATGACGGGCGTCTTAGACCCGGAGCACAAGTTTCGCTTGAATCGCTTTGACTTGCTTGTCCCCGACGGTCAACCCGTCCGCTGGGTCATGAATTGGCTATACGGGACTAAGCTACTCGACCGAGTCTATGGGCCTGAACTCATGCGAAAAATCTGCGAGCGAGCAACGAGCGAAGGCACTTCAATTTACCTGTATGGCAGTACAAAACTCGTTGTCACATCGCTGGCCGAATCACTCGCAAGAATGTTCCCGGAGATCAACATTGTTGGTAGCGAACCATCAGCATTTCGCAAGCTGAATCCGGATGAAAAAGCTTCCCTCCAACAGCGGATCCAGTCATCGGGGGCATCCATCATCTTTGTTGGACTTGGTTGTCCTCGCCAGGAAATTTTCACCTACGAATTAGGCGGCACTCTCTCCGCTCCCGTATTAGCTGTCGGCGCCGCCTTCCCGCTCTTAGCCGGAATATTGCCCCAGGCCCCTCCGTGGATGCAGCGCTTTGGTTTGGAATGGCTGTTCCGTCTTCTTGCCGAACCGCGTCGATTGTGGCGCCGGTATCTTTATCTGAATCCTGCATATCTCATTCTTGTGGCGTTGCAAGGATTCGGAGTACGGCGCTTTTCGTCTCAAGGTAGCCCACCAGTCAATGATGTTTTGGTTGGTTAG
- a CDS encoding DUF1572 family protein translates to MDNKIAETFLDFSCRRLDMIVTNMKFCLGKLTDEQIWSRGGPHENAVGNIVLHLCGNIRQWAIHGVSGAKDVRVREAEFSADGGLTGAQLSTMFADTIAEARHIIATLPPERLTDRTAPQPGRPEVSVLEAIYQVVAHAHEHTGQVILVTKQMIATDLDLTTPRPR, encoded by the coding sequence ATGGACAACAAGATCGCTGAAACCTTCCTCGATTTTTCCTGTCGCCGGCTGGACATGATTGTAACCAACATGAAGTTCTGCCTCGGAAAACTTACCGATGAGCAGATCTGGTCCCGCGGTGGTCCTCATGAAAACGCCGTAGGCAATATCGTCCTTCATCTCTGCGGAAATATTCGGCAGTGGGCGATCCACGGAGTCAGTGGCGCAAAGGATGTTCGTGTTCGCGAGGCTGAGTTCAGTGCCGACGGCGGCCTCACCGGAGCACAGCTATCCACGATGTTTGCGGATACCATCGCCGAAGCGCGCCACATCATCGCAACCCTGCCGCCCGAGCGCCTCACCGATCGCACCGCACCGCAGCCCGGTCGTCCCGAAGTCAGCGTGCTCGAAGCCATCTATCAGGTGGTCGCGCACGCCCACGAGCATACCGGCCAGGTCATTCTTGTCACCAAGCAGATGATCGCCACCGATCTCGATCTGACGACGCCCCGACCTCGTTAG
- a CDS encoding VWA domain-containing protein, which produces MSVMMSFRLPATLLALAALLFATPTPTIQAQSAPAAQTPPAQQTKPDQNTDESGPQTDNGPLVIRKKPEDNEPPPPPAPAEPTVKNPDNETFSLRVDVPIVNLNVNVILDKTHQFVPGLKAGNFLVLEDGVPQTITSVRMTQTPITAVMLLEFAANSYYLINDMQNASYSFFRTLRPDDYVAVVTYDLHTHILTDFTNNRDLIAQALQSLTIPGFSDTDMFDALYETLDRLSRVEGRKYIILIGSGRDTFSKLTLDKILAKVKATPNVTIFSIGTGALLNELRGGRGGMGGGMADLNYLQAQNQLKTFAAMTGGLSFSPVFQGELPDIFSQINNSIRNQYVLTYRPTNTKNDGSYRKIQVLLVDNEGHPLRMQDEKGKPLKYSIITRDGYRAKLPVE; this is translated from the coding sequence ATGAGCGTGATGATGAGCTTCCGACTTCCGGCCACTCTGCTAGCCCTTGCCGCACTCCTATTCGCGACGCCGACTCCGACGATCCAGGCACAGAGCGCCCCAGCCGCGCAGACTCCTCCGGCGCAGCAGACAAAGCCTGACCAGAACACCGATGAAAGCGGGCCACAGACCGACAACGGGCCGCTCGTCATTCGTAAGAAGCCTGAGGACAACGAACCTCCTCCGCCGCCTGCGCCCGCAGAGCCTACCGTCAAGAATCCTGATAACGAGACGTTTTCGTTGCGTGTCGATGTACCGATCGTCAACCTGAACGTCAACGTCATCCTCGATAAGACCCACCAGTTCGTTCCGGGGCTGAAGGCCGGTAACTTTCTTGTGCTTGAAGACGGCGTGCCGCAGACGATCACGAGCGTTCGCATGACGCAGACGCCGATCACTGCCGTGATGCTGCTGGAGTTTGCCGCCAACAGCTACTATCTGATCAACGACATGCAGAACGCGTCGTACAGCTTCTTTCGTACGCTGCGTCCGGACGACTACGTTGCCGTGGTCACCTATGATCTGCACACGCACATCCTCACCGACTTCACCAATAATAGAGATCTGATTGCGCAGGCGTTACAGTCGCTGACGATTCCGGGCTTCTCGGATACCGACATGTTCGACGCGCTGTATGAGACGCTCGACCGGTTGAGCCGCGTGGAAGGACGAAAGTACATCATCCTGATCGGCAGCGGGCGCGACACCTTCTCTAAGCTGACGCTGGACAAGATTCTGGCCAAGGTGAAGGCCACACCGAATGTCACTATCTTTTCGATCGGCACCGGTGCGCTGCTCAACGAGCTGCGTGGAGGCCGTGGAGGGATGGGAGGCGGCATGGCAGACCTGAACTATCTACAGGCGCAGAATCAGCTAAAGACCTTTGCCGCCATGACCGGAGGGTTGAGCTTCAGCCCGGTCTTTCAGGGCGAGCTTCCCGACATCTTTTCGCAGATCAACAACTCGATTCGCAACCAGTACGTTTTGACCTATCGGCCTACCAATACGAAGAACGACGGCTCGTATCGCAAGATTCAGGTGCTGCTGGTCGACAACGAGGGGCATCCCCTGCGGATGCAGGACGAGAAGGGCAAACCACTGAAGTACTCGATCATCACCCGCGATGGTTACAGAGCTAAACTGCCTGTCGAATAG